A genomic window from Gossypium hirsutum isolate 1008001.06 chromosome D12, Gossypium_hirsutum_v2.1, whole genome shotgun sequence includes:
- the LOC121224603 gene encoding UDP-glycosyltransferase 43 has translation MKNDGCSVTTLLSILIFDQIFALLCLDSSCFSLANTELQLCFDVCCCHCSNTTSVAALFVDMFTTSMIDVAQDLGIPCYLFFASSASFLGFMLHLPALDTQLAVDFVDSDSHSGFIVPKDSAVELIVPTFSKPLPPSMLPSHVLKRNKDGYFCFLENACRYTETIGIVVNTFLELEPHAIESLSISGLPPVYPVGPILDHAGASRWHPDGAQQQDSIMEWLDQQPPSSVVFLCFGSMGSLEGPQLREIAIGLERSGYRFLWSIREPPKGKLDLPGEYTNVEAALPVGFLDRTAGLGIVCGWVQQVRVLSHQAIGGFVSHYGWNSILESVWHGVPIATWPVYAEQQMNAFELVKELGLGVEIRLDYREDSDLVVAEELERGLRRLMDGEDEVKAKVREMEAKSRMALMENGSSYKSLTSLIQEISCRIQGSEVKY, from the coding sequence ATGAAAAATGATGGATGTTCAGTCACAACATTGCTGAGTATTTTGATTTTTGACCaaatttttgctttgctttgccTCGATTCTTCTTGCTTCAGTCTTGCAAACACTGAGTTGCAACTTTGTTTTGAtgtttgctgctgccattgttccaacactACTTCTGTTGCTGCTCTCTTTGTTGACATGTTTACTACTTCCATGATTGATGTTGCCCAAGACCTTGGCATTCCTTGCTATCTCTTCTTTGCTTCTTCAGCCAGCTTTTTGGGGTTTATGCTTCATTTGCCAGCGCTAGACACACAACTAGCTGTCGACTTTGTTGACTCGGACTCCCACTCTGGGTTTATCGTTCCCAAAGACTCTGCAGTGGAGTTGATCGTCCCCACTTTTTCTAAACCTTTGCCCCCAAGCATGTTGCCCTCCCATGTGCTAAAGAGAAACAAGGATGGTTATTTCTGTTTCTTAGAGAACGCATGCAGGTACACAGAGACAATAGGTATCGTAGTAAACACGTTTCTTGAACTGGAGCCCCATGCCATTGAGTCGCTATCCATCAGTGGGTTACCTCCAGTTTACCCAGTGGGTCCGATTCTGGATCATGCTGGAGCGTCCCGATGGCATCCGGATGGAGCTCAGCAACAGGATTCCATAATGGAATGGCTTGATCAACAGCCTCCCTCTTCAGTGGTATTCCTCTGCTTCGGGAGCATGGGGAGTCTTGAAGGACCCCAATTGAGAGAGATCGCAATTGGGTTGGAGCGTTCTGGGTATCGATTTTTATGGTCCATCCGCGAGCCACCCAAAGGCAAATTAGATCTCCCAGGTGAGTACACCAATGTAGAGGCTGCTTTGCCGGTGGGGTTTCTGGATCGGACGGCTGGATTGGGGATTGTGTGTGGGTGGGTTCAGCAAGTGAGAGTATTGAGCCACCAAGCAATTGGAGGGTTTGTATCACACTATGGGTGGAACTCCATATTGGAAAGTGTATGGCACGGGGTTCCTATTGCAACATGGCCAGTGTATGCGGAGCAACAAATGAATGCATTTGAGTTGGTGAAAGAGCTGGGATTGGGTGTGGAGATAAGGTTGGATTACAGGGAGGATAGTGATTTGGTAGTGGCTGAGGAGTTAGAAAGAGGGTTGAGGCGTTTGATGGACGGAGAAGATGAAGTGAAGGCCAAGGTAAGGGAAATGGAGGCCAAGAGTAGGATGGCACTGATGGAAAACGGTTCCTCCTATAAATCCTTAACATCCCTAATTCAGGAAATCAGCTGTAGAATACAAGGTTCTGAGGTGAAATACTGA